A single window of Flavobacterium aestivum DNA harbors:
- a CDS encoding DUF1456 family protein: MTNNDIFKKLRVALMLRDDQIVEILELVDFRISKSELGAFFRDEKHENFMSCGDQVLRNFLNGLVIHLRGTKENPKNPNEVLAKHKAQIPSKDGNSKRTEFKPKPKDAEKSRADQAPTKSGTTAKKKFPKGNGKTPVVEKVKYNFGKNKKS, translated from the coding sequence ATGACAAATAACGATATATTCAAAAAACTTCGAGTAGCCTTAATGCTACGTGATGACCAAATAGTAGAGATTCTGGAATTGGTAGATTTTAGAATTTCTAAATCAGAATTAGGAGCTTTTTTCCGTGATGAAAAACATGAAAACTTCATGTCTTGTGGAGATCAGGTTTTACGTAACTTCCTAAACGGATTGGTAATTCACTTAAGAGGAACCAAAGAAAACCCAAAAAACCCGAATGAAGTTCTTGCCAAACACAAAGCTCAAATTCCGTCAAAAGATGGAAATTCTAAAAGAACCGAATTCAAACCAAAACCAAAGGACGCAGAAAAATCTAGAGCCGATCAAGCACCAACTAAATCTGGTACAACTGCTAAAAAGAAATTTCCAAAAGGCAATGGAAAAACACCTGTTGTTGAGAAAGTAAAATATAATTTTGGCAAAAACAAAAAATCATAA
- a CDS encoding mechanosensitive ion channel family protein, protein MLNFTFQHTNTSKKNKSNSCKSIFVFWALLTFLTVASQNQKNELDSIAKQLGIKDKVTHVLLESKAENDKKARQEKYINYQKVQKQNKIFNLIEFEIQNAKFLLNKGFDYKDITEEIYQLKDWEEFAVKGIAKKNFRALTDRNLSSTSILLDELLKRSNNRLKKISIENQQLSRTQEKIDSLVAEKNLYYVPTDSVAREIYRIQSEKMNTNINLISERLKNAVDSIETLEIMGDQLKYKIESDIIENDRLRRLELDQVLIKKVPVFDYPDIKKIMIGDSLSFSIKTNYLVLYFYLINNRNSIIIMLILIIGTAVYFKLQKRKFLDFGYKKDMIIDLNILNSPIAAALLVILNLYQFVLPMPPLIFSIIIWTISTISLTIMMWHSIRTFVWRIWIAIFLLNLIAFFDIIILIHFAGESFLILAINSLGIAIGVYSFINRAQFQRKIYLWYIIAGAILQIFSFYYLVNGHYNLGKFLMTKAVYIIIVVFSLYYTIIVIKEINLVSKILETIDEDKPKKPINGIPHQFSNGLYLILFVSCFLLMTRNTFTFQNIIDPFRNSISEPRSIGNITFTFENIVTFILVILLSSFISKVVSFLASDNQIIKSKNKNKSFGSWLFLSRITIVTLGVLVAFASAGIPLDKITLIISALGVGIGFGMQSLVNNLISGLIIAFEKPVNLDDIIEVGTQSGKMKSIGIRSSVVTTYDGADVVIPNGDLLNQNLTNWTLGSSHRRSEIRFGVAYGTDLELTKKLLFEILEKNKNVLMKPMPVIWFTKFGDSSIDLVMKYWIKHFDYDFDVKSELIMAIDKTLKQNNIVIPFSQHDIHLIKDDLEFKSNIKPKKET, encoded by the coding sequence ATGTTAAATTTTACGTTTCAGCATACAAACACCTCCAAAAAAAATAAAAGCAATAGTTGTAAATCAATTTTTGTTTTTTGGGCTTTACTCACCTTTCTTACAGTTGCTTCCCAAAATCAAAAAAACGAATTGGATTCTATTGCTAAACAGTTAGGAATTAAAGATAAAGTCACACATGTTTTACTTGAAAGCAAAGCAGAAAATGACAAGAAGGCGAGACAGGAAAAATATATTAACTACCAAAAAGTCCAAAAACAAAATAAGATTTTCAATTTAATTGAATTTGAAATCCAAAACGCGAAGTTTCTTTTGAATAAAGGGTTCGATTACAAGGACATTACAGAAGAAATCTATCAACTGAAAGATTGGGAAGAATTTGCCGTTAAGGGAATTGCCAAAAAGAATTTTAGGGCTTTGACTGATCGAAATCTTAGCTCAACATCTATATTACTAGACGAATTATTAAAACGCTCCAACAATCGCTTAAAAAAAATCAGTATTGAAAATCAGCAACTCAGTCGTACACAAGAAAAGATTGATTCATTGGTTGCTGAAAAAAATCTATATTATGTTCCAACTGATTCCGTAGCCCGGGAAATTTACCGCATTCAATCAGAAAAGATGAATACAAACATTAATCTGATTTCCGAAAGGTTAAAAAATGCTGTAGACAGTATTGAAACATTGGAAATTATGGGAGATCAATTAAAATATAAAATTGAATCGGATATAATTGAAAACGACAGACTCAGAAGATTAGAACTAGACCAAGTGCTTATAAAAAAAGTACCTGTTTTTGATTATCCTGATATCAAAAAAATAATGATTGGAGACTCTTTAAGCTTTTCTATAAAAACAAATTATCTAGTCCTATATTTTTATTTGATAAACAATAGAAATTCTATTATTATAATGCTGATTTTAATAATTGGCACGGCGGTATATTTTAAATTACAAAAGAGAAAATTCCTTGATTTTGGCTATAAAAAAGATATGATAATTGATCTCAATATACTAAACAGCCCAATAGCGGCTGCACTTTTGGTTATATTGAATCTATATCAATTTGTACTCCCAATGCCTCCGCTTATTTTTTCTATTATAATCTGGACTATATCTACTATCTCATTGACCATAATGATGTGGCATTCGATTAGGACATTTGTCTGGAGAATCTGGATTGCAATTTTTCTGCTGAATTTAATAGCTTTTTTTGATATCATAATCCTGATTCACTTTGCCGGAGAGTCCTTTTTAATTTTGGCAATAAATAGTTTAGGTATTGCAATAGGTGTTTATTCATTTATAAACAGAGCCCAATTTCAAAGAAAGATTTATTTATGGTATATTATTGCTGGTGCTATTCTTCAAATTTTTTCATTCTACTATTTGGTAAACGGCCATTATAATTTAGGCAAATTCTTAATGACTAAAGCTGTTTATATTATCATCGTGGTTTTCTCTCTCTATTACACGATAATTGTTATTAAGGAAATTAATTTAGTCTCCAAAATTTTGGAAACCATTGATGAAGATAAACCAAAGAAACCCATAAATGGCATTCCCCATCAGTTTAGTAATGGTCTTTATCTCATTCTTTTTGTTTCTTGTTTTTTGCTAATGACGAGAAACACCTTTACTTTTCAAAATATTATTGATCCTTTCAGAAACTCCATATCAGAGCCTCGAAGTATAGGGAACATCACATTCACATTTGAAAATATTGTTACATTCATCCTTGTAATTTTATTGTCCAGCTTCATCTCAAAAGTAGTTTCATTTTTAGCTTCTGATAATCAAATTATAAAAAGCAAAAACAAAAACAAAAGTTTTGGAAGTTGGCTGTTTTTATCTCGAATCACCATTGTAACTCTGGGAGTTCTGGTTGCTTTTGCATCGGCAGGAATCCCTTTGGATAAAATAACCCTAATCATTAGTGCATTGGGAGTTGGTATTGGTTTTGGTATGCAAAGCCTCGTAAATAATCTAATAAGCGGATTAATCATAGCCTTCGAAAAACCAGTGAATTTGGACGATATCATCGAGGTAGGCACGCAATCCGGAAAAATGAAATCAATCGGTATAAGAAGCAGTGTCGTTACCACGTACGACGGTGCAGACGTAGTGATTCCCAACGGTGATTTATTAAATCAAAATTTAACCAATTGGACTCTGGGAAGCAGCCACCGCAGATCAGAAATCAGATTTGGGGTAGCCTATGGAACCGACTTGGAATTGACCAAAAAATTGCTTTTTGAAATCCTTGAAAAAAATAAAAATGTGCTAATGAAACCAATGCCAGTAATTTGGTTTACCAAATTTGGAGACAGTTCGATTGACTTAGTCATGAAATATTGGATTAAGCATTTTGACTATGATTTTGATGTAAAAAGCGAATTGATAATGGCTATTGACAAAACATTAAAACAAAACAATATTGTCATTCCGTTTTCTCAACATGATATTCACTTAATAAAAGACGATTTAGAATTTAAATCAAACATTAAGCCCAAAAAAGAAACCTAA